Proteins encoded together in one Thermococcus gammatolerans EJ3 window:
- the cdr gene encoding CoA-disulfide reductase produces MGKKVVIIGGGAAGMSTASRVKRLKPEWDVKVFEATEWVSHAPCGIPYVVEGISPTEKLMHYPPEVFIKKRGIDLHLKAEVIEVGQGYVRVREGDGEKSYEWDYLVFANGASPRIPAVEGVTLPGVFKADLPPDAVAIKEYIEKNRVEDVVIIGGGYIGVEMAEAFSAQGKNVTLIERNERVMSKAFDREITDVLEEEMRKRIDLRTQEIVLKIEGSERVEKVITDAGEYKADLVILATGIKPNVELAKEIGVRIGETGAIWTNEKMQTSVENVYAAGDVAETRHLITGRRVWIPLAPAGNKMGYVAGSNIAGKELHFPGVLGTSVTKFFDVEIGKTGLTEAEAIREGYDVRTAFIKATTRPHYYPGAKPIWLKGVVDNETNRLLGVQAVGAEILPRIDTAAAMLTAGFTTKDAFFTDLAYAPPFAPVWDPLVVLARVLKF; encoded by the coding sequence ATGGGAAAGAAGGTAGTCATCATCGGTGGTGGAGCCGCTGGAATGAGCACGGCCTCACGAGTCAAGAGGCTAAAGCCTGAATGGGACGTCAAGGTGTTTGAAGCTACCGAGTGGGTCAGTCACGCCCCCTGCGGCATTCCGTACGTTGTTGAGGGCATCTCCCCGACTGAAAAGCTCATGCACTACCCGCCCGAGGTCTTCATCAAGAAGCGCGGTATAGACCTCCACCTTAAAGCAGAAGTCATCGAGGTCGGTCAGGGCTACGTGAGGGTCAGGGAAGGCGACGGTGAAAAGAGCTACGAGTGGGACTACCTCGTGTTTGCAAACGGCGCCTCTCCGAGGATTCCGGCCGTTGAGGGTGTCACTCTTCCCGGCGTCTTTAAGGCAGACCTTCCACCCGATGCCGTCGCCATAAAGGAGTACATAGAGAAAAACCGCGTTGAAGATGTCGTTATCATAGGAGGTGGCTACATAGGCGTTGAGATGGCTGAAGCTTTCTCGGCCCAAGGCAAGAACGTCACCCTCATCGAGCGCAACGAGAGAGTAATGTCCAAGGCCTTTGATAGAGAAATCACCGACGTCCTCGAGGAGGAGATGAGGAAGAGGATAGACCTCAGGACCCAAGAGATAGTCCTCAAGATCGAAGGTAGCGAGAGGGTTGAGAAGGTAATCACAGACGCTGGGGAATACAAGGCCGACCTAGTGATCCTCGCCACTGGAATAAAGCCCAACGTTGAGCTAGCCAAAGAGATAGGCGTCAGGATAGGCGAGACCGGGGCGATATGGACGAACGAGAAAATGCAGACTAGCGTTGAGAACGTCTATGCCGCTGGAGACGTCGCGGAAACGAGGCACCTTATCACGGGAAGGCGCGTCTGGATTCCGCTCGCTCCGGCAGGAAACAAGATGGGCTACGTTGCCGGAAGCAACATAGCGGGCAAAGAGCTTCACTTCCCCGGTGTCCTTGGAACGAGCGTTACGAAGTTCTTCGACGTTGAGATAGGCAAGACCGGCCTGACCGAGGCCGAGGCGATAAGGGAAGGCTACGATGTCAGGACGGCCTTCATCAAGGCCACCACGAGGCCCCACTACTACCCGGGAGCAAAGCCGATATGGCTGAAGGGAGTTGTTGATAACGAGACCAACAGGCTGCTCGGGGTTCAAGCCGTTGGCGCTGAGATACTGCCGAGAATTGACACGGCAGCGGCGATGCTCACCGCCGGGTTTACCACGAAGGACGCATTCTTCACGGATCTGGCCTACGCACCGCCCTTCGCTCCCGTTTGGGACCCGCTGGTAGTCCTCGCGAGGGTTCTCAAGTTCTGA
- the proS gene encoding proline--tRNA ligase, with translation MAKVKREKWSNEFSEWYNELLETAGIIDKRYPVKGMNVWLPYGLKIMRNIEKFIHSEMARTGHEEVLFPALIPETEFQKEAEHIKGFEDEVYWVTHAGLDPLDVRLILRPTSETAMYSMFSLWIRSHADLPFKVYQIVNVYRYETKHTRPLIRVREISRFFEAHTAHVDFEDAERQIKEDLEIFDRLAKFLALPYVISRRPDWDKFPGAFYSLGAEIMMPDGRTLQIGTMHNYKQNFAKAYNIQYETETGDHEYVHQTTFGMSERLLAAVIAVHGDDSGMVLPPTIAPIQVVIVPIPKKDANVDVFAYAREIAEELGKAGFRVHVDERDIRPGRKYYDWELKGVPLRIEVGPRDVEGRKAVLARRDTFEKVTVERDAIVEEVKKTLDAIHENLYQRAKEFLESHIKRVDTIEEAKAVFEDRRGIVEIPWCGDEECGLKMEEELDAKMLGTPYPEEKAREGIEGKKCPVCGREAKFIARFARTY, from the coding sequence ATGGCCAAGGTAAAGCGTGAGAAGTGGAGCAACGAGTTCAGCGAGTGGTACAACGAGCTCCTTGAGACCGCAGGAATAATCGACAAGCGCTACCCCGTCAAGGGAATGAACGTCTGGCTTCCGTACGGGCTGAAAATCATGCGCAACATCGAAAAGTTCATCCACTCCGAGATGGCCCGAACTGGCCACGAGGAGGTTCTGTTTCCAGCGCTCATCCCTGAGACCGAGTTCCAGAAGGAGGCCGAGCACATAAAGGGCTTCGAGGACGAGGTCTACTGGGTAACGCATGCGGGCCTCGACCCGCTCGATGTGAGGCTCATCCTCCGCCCAACGAGTGAAACCGCGATGTACTCGATGTTCTCCCTCTGGATTCGCTCCCACGCGGATTTGCCCTTCAAGGTCTACCAGATAGTCAACGTCTACCGCTACGAGACCAAGCACACGAGGCCCCTCATCCGCGTTAGGGAAATCAGCAGGTTCTTCGAGGCGCATACAGCTCACGTTGACTTTGAGGACGCCGAGAGGCAGATAAAGGAAGACCTCGAGATATTCGACCGCCTCGCGAAGTTCCTTGCTTTGCCCTACGTAATCTCCAGGAGACCCGACTGGGACAAGTTCCCCGGTGCCTTCTACTCGCTGGGAGCGGAGATAATGATGCCCGACGGGAGGACGCTCCAGATAGGCACGATGCACAACTACAAGCAGAACTTTGCCAAAGCTTATAACATCCAGTACGAGACCGAGACGGGCGACCATGAGTACGTCCACCAGACGACCTTCGGAATGAGCGAAAGGCTTCTCGCGGCAGTTATAGCGGTTCACGGCGACGACAGCGGAATGGTTCTCCCGCCGACGATAGCGCCGATTCAGGTCGTTATCGTACCCATTCCGAAGAAAGACGCTAATGTTGACGTCTTCGCCTACGCGAGGGAAATTGCTGAAGAGCTGGGGAAGGCTGGCTTCCGTGTCCACGTTGACGAGCGCGACATAAGGCCTGGAAGGAAGTACTACGACTGGGAGCTGAAGGGCGTTCCCCTGAGGATAGAGGTCGGCCCGAGGGACGTCGAGGGAAGGAAAGCCGTCCTCGCGAGGCGCGACACCTTCGAGAAGGTAACCGTCGAGCGCGATGCCATCGTCGAGGAAGTGAAGAAGACCCTCGACGCGATTCACGAGAACCTCTATCAGAGGGCAAAGGAGTTCCTTGAGAGCCACATCAAGCGCGTTGACACGATTGAGGAAGCCAAGGCAGTCTTCGAGGACAGGCGGGGTATAGTCGAGATTCCCTGGTGCGGTGACGAGGAGTGCGGGCTTAAAATGGAGGAGGAGCTCGACGCAAAGATGCTCGGAACGCCTTATCCTGAGGAGAAAGCCAGAGAAGGCATCGAAGGCAAGAAGTGCCCGGTCTGCGGAAGGGAAGCGAAGTTCATCGCGAGGTTCGCGAGGACCTACTGA
- a CDS encoding ATP-binding protein — protein MSRRFIDREREIGLLEKRLESESAEFVVIYGRRRVGKTALITEFLRRHGGMYLLARETSELENLRRFSERIAAYFGDDVLLKNPFRNWDALFEYLHQKSREERLIVAIDEFPYLVLSNKSLPSILQEYWDTKFSEGKLYLLISGSSVSMMEGLLGYKSPLYGRRTGQLKVEPLDFFSAREFLPRFSMEDFVRAYSILGGTPAYLLEFDDGLSVEENLTENYFRQEGLLYGDVEFVLREELERPRLYFAVLEAIARGRTTLGEIMNETGLERGTVGKYLSVLMNLGIVRREVPVTESKKSRKGRYYIDDPYFSFWFRYVHPNADLIETGNGDMLTRLVMKDLDEHVGRIFEDVARQFLLKIKDKLPLKPTRVGRWWRKGEEIDLVAMDEVEKKALLIEVKWRHLSERDARKVFEELDRKSKLIGLDGWELHFGIIARRVESKEELRELGFVWDLEDMEVLK, from the coding sequence TTGTCTCGCAGGTTCATAGATAGGGAGCGGGAAATCGGGCTCCTTGAGAAGAGACTTGAGAGCGAGAGTGCAGAGTTCGTGGTAATCTACGGAAGGAGAAGGGTGGGGAAGACTGCCCTAATAACCGAGTTTTTGAGGAGACACGGGGGTATGTACCTCCTCGCGAGGGAAACGAGCGAGCTTGAGAACCTCAGGCGGTTCTCGGAGAGGATTGCCGCTTACTTCGGAGACGACGTCCTTCTCAAAAATCCATTCCGCAACTGGGATGCCCTCTTTGAGTACCTCCATCAAAAAAGCAGGGAAGAAAGGTTAATCGTGGCAATAGACGAGTTCCCATACCTCGTCCTTTCAAACAAAAGCCTCCCATCCATTCTCCAGGAGTACTGGGATACCAAGTTCTCAGAGGGGAAGCTTTACCTGCTAATAAGCGGCTCAAGCGTTTCAATGATGGAGGGGCTTCTCGGATACAAGAGTCCGCTCTACGGCAGGAGAACCGGCCAGCTGAAGGTAGAGCCCCTCGACTTCTTCAGCGCGAGAGAATTCCTCCCCCGTTTTTCAATGGAGGATTTCGTGAGGGCCTATTCAATTCTCGGCGGAACCCCCGCGTACCTTCTTGAGTTCGACGATGGGCTCAGCGTTGAGGAGAACCTCACCGAGAACTACTTCAGACAGGAGGGTCTCCTCTACGGCGACGTCGAGTTCGTCCTGAGGGAAGAGCTTGAGAGGCCGAGGCTCTACTTTGCCGTTCTCGAGGCGATTGCGCGGGGAAGAACGACCCTCGGCGAGATAATGAACGAGACAGGCCTCGAGAGGGGAACGGTCGGGAAGTACCTTTCGGTTCTGATGAACCTCGGAATCGTGAGGCGGGAAGTCCCGGTAACTGAGAGCAAAAAGAGCAGAAAGGGGCGGTACTACATCGACGATCCCTACTTTTCGTTCTGGTTCCGATACGTCCACCCCAACGCCGATTTAATCGAGACCGGAAACGGCGACATGCTCACGAGGCTCGTCATGAAGGATTTGGATGAACACGTCGGAAGGATTTTTGAAGACGTTGCCAGACAGTTTCTGCTGAAAATTAAGGACAAACTTCCGCTGAAGCCGACGAGGGTTGGCAGGTGGTGGCGGAAGGGCGAGGAGATTGACCTCGTTGCGATGGATGAGGTTGAGAAGAAGGCCCTCCTGATAGAGGTTAAGTGGAGGCACCTGAGTGAGAGGGACGCCAGGAAGGTCTTTGAAGAACTCGATAGAAAGTCAAAGCTCATAGGCCTGGACGGATGGGAGCTCCACTTCGGAATAATCGCCAGGAGAGTGGAATCAAAAGAAGAGCTGAGGGAGCTTGGCTTCGTGTGGGATCTCGAAGATATGGAGGTGCTAAAATGA
- a CDS encoding carbamoyltransferase family protein produces the protein MILGVHDGHDAGAVLIDSERIFAVNEERLNRVKKYRGFPELSIKTVLEMAGASPEDVEVIAVAGIFRKQKRLIELEERLKAILGPEFKRKVLFVEHHLAHSASAYYTSGWREALAVSIDAAGDGLSSSIYVARGGEMIRIAQSTYIDSLGDFYASVTELLGFKPMRHEGKVMSLAAYGRPSYDLSAIIELNGLSFENHLKVIGVEATKKLAEFFRYPLRHARDIAMRMKRGDLDGKLQRKAIEIAASAQKHLEKLLEELGVKLRSRGLPLAYAGGVAQNVKANAVLRKIFGDDNLWVFPAMDDGGLAFGAAIFAKAQLERLDGKWKPFKLEHVYLGPSYDKAYIEEFLRKESLEFEEVDEKFVVDVLSEGKLVGFFQGAMEFGPRALGNRSILANPSDESVKERLNLALKRDVFQPFAPSLLWEKAGEYLEDLGGRPNEFMTMSYTASETFREIAPAVIHVDGTTRPQAVRKEVNPSYYEVIKTFERRTGIRAVLNTSFNMHGEPIVCSPEDALRTFRRAGLDVLVIDGFAIVGH, from the coding sequence ATGATCCTCGGGGTTCACGACGGCCACGACGCCGGGGCGGTTCTGATAGACAGCGAGAGGATTTTCGCTGTCAACGAGGAGCGCCTAAACCGTGTCAAGAAGTACAGGGGCTTTCCAGAGCTCAGCATCAAAACCGTTCTCGAAATGGCTGGGGCAAGCCCAGAGGACGTTGAAGTAATAGCCGTTGCTGGAATTTTCAGGAAACAGAAGCGTCTCATCGAGCTTGAGGAGAGGCTGAAGGCCATCTTGGGCCCGGAGTTCAAGAGGAAAGTACTCTTCGTCGAGCACCACTTAGCTCATTCCGCATCAGCTTACTACACCTCTGGCTGGCGCGAGGCTTTAGCGGTTAGCATAGACGCGGCTGGAGACGGCCTGAGCTCCTCGATTTACGTGGCGAGGGGCGGCGAGATGATTAGGATAGCTCAGAGCACCTACATTGACTCCCTCGGCGACTTCTACGCCTCGGTTACGGAGCTTTTAGGATTTAAGCCGATGCGCCACGAGGGGAAGGTGATGAGCTTAGCGGCCTACGGGCGGCCGAGCTACGACCTGAGCGCGATAATCGAGCTCAACGGGCTGAGCTTTGAGAACCACCTCAAGGTAATCGGCGTTGAAGCAACTAAAAAGCTGGCCGAGTTCTTCAGGTATCCCTTAAGGCACGCAAGGGACATCGCCATGAGGATGAAGAGGGGCGACCTCGACGGGAAGCTCCAGAGGAAGGCCATCGAGATAGCGGCGAGCGCGCAGAAACACCTTGAGAAGCTCCTCGAGGAGCTCGGCGTTAAGCTCCGCTCTAGGGGCCTTCCTTTAGCTTACGCAGGTGGTGTGGCCCAAAACGTCAAGGCCAACGCGGTTTTGAGAAAAATCTTCGGGGACGATAACCTGTGGGTCTTCCCCGCGATGGACGACGGGGGATTAGCGTTTGGCGCGGCAATCTTCGCCAAAGCCCAGCTCGAGAGGCTCGACGGAAAATGGAAGCCCTTCAAGCTTGAACACGTCTACCTTGGCCCGTCCTACGATAAGGCGTACATTGAGGAGTTTCTGAGGAAAGAGAGTCTCGAGTTTGAGGAGGTTGACGAAAAGTTCGTTGTCGACGTTCTGAGCGAGGGGAAGCTCGTCGGCTTCTTCCAGGGGGCGATGGAGTTTGGGCCGAGGGCTTTAGGCAACCGCTCGATTCTGGCCAACCCATCCGACGAGAGCGTCAAGGAGCGGCTTAATCTGGCGCTCAAAAGGGACGTCTTCCAGCCCTTCGCGCCCTCTTTGCTCTGGGAGAAGGCCGGGGAATATCTCGAAGACCTTGGAGGCAGGCCGAACGAGTTCATGACGATGAGCTACACCGCGAGCGAGACCTTCAGAGAAATAGCTCCGGCTGTAATTCACGTGGACGGCACGACGAGGCCCCAGGCGGTGAGAAAAGAGGTGAATCCGAGCTACTACGAAGTCATTAAGACCTTCGAGAGGAGAACTGGCATCAGGGCTGTTCTGAACACGAGCTTCAACATGCACGGCGAGCCGATAGTCTGCTCGCCGGAGGACGCGCTGAGAACCTTTAGAAGGGCAGGGCTGGACGTTTTGGTCATTGATGGGTTTGCTATTGTGGGGCACTGA
- the tuf gene encoding translation elongation factor EF-1 subunit alpha has product MAKEKPHVNIVFIGHVDHGKSTTIGRLLFDTANIPENIIKKFEEMGEKGKSFKFAWVMDRLKEERERGITIDVAHTKFETPHRYITIIDAPGHRDFVKNMITGASQADAAVLVVAATDGVMPQTKEHAFLARTLGINHIIVAINKMDMVNYDQKVFEKVKAQVEKLLKMLGYKDFPVIPISAWEGDNVVKKSDKMPWYKGPTLIEALDQIPEPPKPIDKPLRIPIQDVYSIKGVGTVPVGRVETGVLRVGDVVIFEPASTIFHKPIQGEVKSIEMHHEPLQEAYPGDNIGFNVRGVGKNDIKRGDVAGHTTNPPTVVRPKDTFKAQIIVLNHPTAITVGYTPVLHAHTTQVAVRFEQLLAKLDPRTGNIVEENPQFIKTGDSAIVILRPTKAMVIEPVKEIPQMGRFAIRDMGQTVAAGMVISIQKAE; this is encoded by the coding sequence ATGGCTAAGGAGAAGCCGCACGTTAATATAGTCTTTATAGGCCACGTCGACCACGGAAAGAGCACCACCATCGGAAGACTGCTCTTCGACACCGCCAACATTCCGGAGAACATCATCAAGAAGTTCGAGGAGATGGGTGAGAAGGGCAAGTCCTTCAAGTTCGCTTGGGTCATGGACAGGCTCAAGGAGGAGCGCGAGAGGGGTATCACCATTGACGTCGCCCACACCAAGTTCGAGACCCCGCACAGGTACATCACCATCATCGACGCTCCGGGTCACAGGGACTTCGTTAAGAACATGATCACCGGTGCCAGCCAGGCCGACGCCGCCGTTCTCGTCGTCGCCGCCACCGACGGTGTCATGCCGCAGACCAAGGAGCACGCCTTCCTTGCCAGGACTCTCGGTATCAACCACATAATCGTCGCTATCAACAAGATGGACATGGTGAACTACGACCAGAAGGTCTTCGAGAAGGTCAAGGCCCAGGTTGAGAAGCTCCTCAAGATGCTCGGCTACAAGGACTTCCCGGTCATCCCGATCAGCGCTTGGGAGGGCGACAACGTCGTTAAGAAGAGCGACAAGATGCCCTGGTACAAGGGTCCGACCCTCATCGAGGCCCTCGACCAGATACCCGAGCCGCCGAAGCCGATCGACAAGCCGCTCCGCATTCCGATCCAGGACGTCTACTCCATCAAGGGTGTCGGTACCGTCCCGGTTGGCCGTGTCGAAACCGGCGTCCTCCGCGTCGGTGACGTCGTTATCTTCGAGCCTGCCAGCACGATCTTCCACAAGCCCATCCAGGGTGAGGTTAAGTCCATCGAGATGCACCACGAGCCCCTCCAGGAGGCTTACCCCGGCGACAACATCGGATTCAACGTTCGTGGCGTTGGTAAGAACGACATAAAGCGCGGTGACGTTGCCGGACACACCACCAACCCACCGACCGTCGTCAGGCCGAAGGACACCTTCAAGGCCCAGATCATCGTCCTCAACCACCCGACTGCCATCACCGTCGGATACACCCCGGTGCTTCACGCCCACACCACCCAGGTCGCCGTCAGGTTCGAGCAGCTCCTGGCCAAGCTCGACCCGAGGACCGGTAACATCGTCGAGGAGAACCCGCAGTTCATCAAGACCGGTGACTCAGCCATCGTCATCCTCAGGCCGACCAAGGCTATGGTCATCGAGCCGGTCAAGGAGATCCCGCAGATGGGTCGCTTTGCCATCCGTGACATGGGCCAGACCGTTGCTGCCGGTATGGTTATCTCCATCCAGAAGGCCGAGTGA
- the rpsJ gene encoding 30S ribosomal protein S10, which yields MQKARIKLASTNIKALNEVTDQIKQIAERTGVRMSGPIPLPTKRIRITTRKSPDGEGTATFDRFELRVHKRLVDIEADERAMRQIMRIRVPEDVTIEIELIS from the coding sequence ATGCAGAAGGCAAGGATTAAGCTCGCGAGCACGAACATCAAGGCCCTCAACGAGGTCACCGACCAGATTAAACAGATCGCCGAGAGGACCGGCGTCAGGATGAGTGGCCCGATACCGCTCCCGACCAAGAGGATAAGGATCACCACCAGGAAGAGCCCGGACGGAGAGGGTACAGCTACCTTTGACCGCTTTGAGCTCCGTGTTCACAAGAGGCTCGTGGACATCGAGGCCGACGAGAGGGCCATGCGCCAGATTATGCGCATCCGCGTTCCTGAAGATGTTACCATTGAGATCGAGCTCATCTCCTGA
- a CDS encoding aminotransferase-like domain-containing protein yields the protein MHKKLEKKLASEPLNFESFFSEKALQMKASEIRELLKLVETSDVISLAGGLPAPETFPVDVIKKIAQEVLTEHADKALQYGTTKGFTPLRLALARWMEKRYGIPMSKVEIMIVAGSQQALDLIGRVFINPGDVVIVEAPTYLAALNAFKYYEPEFVSIPMDHDGMRIDILEEKLEELKKEGKRVKFVYTVSTFQNPMGVTMSLERRKKLIELAKEYDFLIVEDNPYSELRYSGEPIPPIKHYDDEGRVIYLGTFSKIFAPGFRLGWVSAHPHFIRKMEIAKQAVDLCANPFGQVIAWKYVEEGHLDEHIPKIIEFYRPRRDAMLEALEEFMPDGVEWTRPDGGMFVWVTLPEGIDTKLMMEKAVAKGVAYVPGEAFFAHRDVKNTLRLNFTYVPEDTIREGVKRLAETIEEELRKV from the coding sequence ATGCACAAAAAACTTGAAAAAAAGCTCGCGTCCGAGCCCCTCAACTTTGAGTCCTTCTTCTCCGAGAAGGCACTCCAGATGAAGGCCTCGGAGATTAGGGAGCTTCTCAAGCTCGTCGAGACGAGCGATGTTATCAGCTTAGCGGGTGGATTGCCGGCCCCCGAGACATTTCCAGTTGATGTCATCAAGAAGATTGCCCAAGAGGTTCTTACGGAACACGCAGACAAGGCCCTGCAGTACGGAACGACGAAGGGTTTCACCCCCCTCCGCCTGGCACTCGCGAGGTGGATGGAGAAGCGCTACGGAATTCCGATGAGCAAGGTCGAGATAATGATAGTGGCGGGCTCACAGCAGGCCCTCGACCTCATCGGGAGGGTCTTCATAAACCCCGGCGACGTCGTCATAGTTGAGGCCCCGACCTATCTTGCCGCGTTAAACGCCTTCAAGTACTACGAGCCCGAGTTCGTGAGCATTCCAATGGACCACGACGGAATGAGGATTGACATCCTCGAGGAGAAGCTTGAGGAGCTGAAGAAGGAAGGAAAGCGTGTTAAGTTCGTCTACACCGTTTCAACCTTCCAGAACCCGATGGGTGTCACGATGAGTCTCGAGAGGAGAAAGAAACTCATAGAGCTCGCCAAGGAGTACGACTTCCTCATCGTCGAGGACAACCCCTACAGCGAACTCCGCTACTCGGGCGAGCCGATTCCGCCAATAAAGCACTACGACGACGAGGGCAGGGTTATCTACCTCGGGACGTTCTCAAAGATATTCGCCCCTGGCTTCCGCCTCGGATGGGTTTCAGCCCACCCGCACTTCATAAGGAAGATGGAGATAGCGAAGCAGGCCGTTGACCTCTGTGCAAACCCCTTCGGTCAGGTTATAGCGTGGAAGTACGTCGAGGAGGGCCATCTCGATGAACACATACCAAAGATAATCGAGTTCTACAGGCCGCGCAGAGATGCAATGCTTGAGGCCCTCGAGGAGTTCATGCCCGATGGAGTTGAGTGGACCAGACCAGACGGAGGAATGTTTGTCTGGGTCACCCTGCCGGAAGGAATAGACACCAAGCTCATGATGGAGAAGGCCGTCGCCAAGGGCGTCGCCTACGTCCCGGGTGAGGCCTTCTTCGCTCACCGCGACGTCAAGAACACCCTCAGGCTGAACTTCACTTACGTTCCTGAGGACACCATCAGGGAAGGTGTCAAGAGGCTCGCAGAGACCATTGAGGAAGAGCTCAGAAAAGTCTGA
- a CDS encoding gamma-glutamyl-gamma-aminobutyrate hydrolase family protein, whose translation MKPVIVIIAGSFNDIKSKWILHHSQAISRAGGIPVIYTALGDPGDVVEIADGILLTEGPDIHPYFYGDDPSPSIKNVDYSRDKFEIELFRRARSRDIPVLGVGRGMQIMNVATNGTLYQDLQREIPKAIKHDWDPLTVDPGQRLHSIRLKTSSKLYDILKDRLDVASTNEVFIHVNSFHHQGIKRVGEGFRAVAFSIDGIAEAVESDEGFYIGVQWNPQFLPEMISLYEAFVKAAKESQKRRIEREQIEVEAEG comes from the coding sequence ATGAAACCTGTGATCGTGATAATAGCGGGCAGTTTCAACGACATTAAATCAAAATGGATCCTCCATCACTCGCAGGCAATTAGCCGCGCCGGAGGGATCCCGGTGATATACACTGCCCTCGGTGATCCCGGGGACGTCGTTGAGATAGCGGATGGGATCCTGCTAACCGAGGGGCCGGACATACACCCCTATTTCTACGGTGATGACCCCTCCCCGAGCATTAAGAACGTCGATTATAGCAGGGACAAGTTTGAGATAGAGCTCTTCCGCCGAGCCCGAAGCAGGGATATTCCGGTTCTCGGTGTGGGCAGGGGAATGCAGATTATGAACGTAGCGACCAATGGAACTCTCTATCAGGATCTTCAGAGGGAGATTCCCAAGGCGATAAAGCACGATTGGGATCCACTGACTGTGGATCCGGGCCAGAGACTTCACAGCATAAGGCTGAAAACGTCTTCAAAGCTTTATGATATTCTCAAAGATAGACTGGACGTTGCCAGCACCAACGAGGTGTTCATCCACGTCAACAGCTTTCACCACCAGGGTATAAAACGGGTTGGGGAAGGATTTAGGGCCGTGGCGTTTTCAATAGACGGCATCGCAGAGGCCGTTGAATCCGACGAGGGCTTTTACATAGGGGTTCAGTGGAACCCCCAGTTCCTCCCCGAGATGATCTCTCTCTACGAGGCCTTCGTCAAGGCGGCAAAGGAAAGCCAGAAGAGGAGAATCGAGAGGGAACAGATTGAGGTTGAGGCCGAAGGTTAA
- a CDS encoding SPL family radical SAM protein: MSYIRPFDPWKSKLCTCPFKYTLNVYTGCDHACVYCYITSYIPNAFRVRTKENLLPKLERELRKFDGRHIIALSYSSDPYPTIERELGITRKVLELFRRYDVRCLLLTKSDIFERDIDVLSELRCAVGITVTTVDERKARLLEPNAPSPKERIRALKKAKKAGIPVYARIDPIIPFYTWDDFEKTVEALNFVSHVTVSTLKLRPDSKRRMFAKFPDLMEKLWPLYERGERIGGYHYLPREVRFEILRKAEREITKRGMTFGSCREGYHSYPSCDGSHLVP; this comes from the coding sequence ATGAGCTACATCCGTCCCTTCGACCCATGGAAGTCCAAGCTCTGCACCTGCCCCTTCAAGTACACCCTGAACGTCTACACGGGTTGCGACCACGCGTGTGTTTACTGTTACATAACGAGCTATATTCCCAACGCTTTCCGTGTCAGAACCAAGGAGAACCTCCTACCAAAGCTGGAGCGCGAGCTCAGAAAGTTCGATGGGCGCCACATCATAGCCCTCTCCTACTCCTCAGACCCGTACCCAACCATCGAACGCGAGCTCGGAATAACTCGGAAGGTTCTTGAGCTCTTCAGGCGCTATGACGTCCGCTGTTTGCTCCTGACGAAATCCGACATCTTTGAGCGCGATATAGACGTTTTGAGCGAGCTCCGCTGTGCAGTTGGAATTACCGTGACGACAGTTGATGAAAGGAAGGCAAGGCTCCTCGAGCCCAATGCTCCCTCCCCGAAGGAGAGGATAAGGGCCCTCAAAAAAGCCAAAAAGGCCGGAATCCCCGTCTACGCAAGAATAGATCCAATAATTCCCTTCTACACATGGGATGATTTTGAAAAAACTGTCGAGGCCCTGAATTTTGTCAGTCATGTCACTGTCTCCACACTCAAACTGAGGCCAGATTCAAAGAGGAGGATGTTCGCCAAGTTCCCAGACCTTATGGAGAAGTTGTGGCCCCTCTACGAGAGAGGTGAGCGGATCGGAGGTTACCACTATTTGCCACGGGAGGTTAGATTCGAGATCCTCAGGAAGGCTGAGAGGGAGATAACAAAGAGGGGAATGACCTTTGGCTCATGCAGGGAAGGTTATCACTCGTACCCGAGCTGCGATGGATCTCATCTGGTTCCTTAA
- a CDS encoding OsmC family protein: MSGPVKGRVEWFRDYQFIGRIEGDKCSVILGEGGISPMKLLLLSVAGCTAYDVVMILKKMREPIEGLEVEISGERSEEHPKVYRRVHLHYRIHGNVREEKAKRAIELSQDKYCSASAHMKLSGAEVTYSLEIIPGR, encoded by the coding sequence ATGAGCGGACCTGTTAAGGGAAGGGTCGAGTGGTTCAGGGATTACCAGTTCATCGGCAGAATAGAGGGCGACAAATGTTCCGTGATTCTAGGGGAAGGGGGTATAAGCCCCATGAAGCTTCTTCTCCTGAGTGTCGCTGGCTGTACTGCCTACGACGTGGTTATGATCCTCAAGAAGATGCGCGAACCTATCGAGGGCCTGGAGGTTGAGATCTCCGGTGAGAGAAGTGAGGAACACCCGAAGGTTTACCGCCGGGTTCACCTGCACTACCGCATTCACGGCAACGTGAGGGAGGAAAAGGCGAAGAGAGCCATAGAGCTCAGCCAGGACAAGTACTGCTCAGCCTCTGCCCATATGAAGCTCAGCGGTGCGGAGGTCACGTACTCCCTTGAGATCATCCCGGGGCGGTAG